One window from the genome of Lentibacillus daqui encodes:
- the pepF gene encoding oligoendopeptidase F has product MAKALPKRNEIPDERKWKLEDIFATDDAWEQELQQLKQDIPKIEDFQGKLAESAQTLYDVLKTQDDLSLRLGKLFTYAHMRYDEDTTNSFYQAINQKAENVLTLASSSMSFIVPEILSIDEATIKKFVDELEELQLYQHTLDEIMRQRPHVLSQKEEALLAEAAEPMDNASQTFSMLNNADLTFPSITNEKGEEVDLTHGRYIGFLESKDRRVREEAFKKMYKTYGDFIHTFASTLTGTVKTNNFNAKVRHYDSARQEALDSANIPEQVYENLVEAVNEKLPLLHRYAALRKKVLGLDELHMYDMYTPLVQDVDMEIPYEKAQQYVLDGLAPLGKEYASILKEGFQSRWIDVEENKGKRSGAYSSGAYGTHPYILLNWQDTLNDVFTLAHELGHSVHSYYTRKSQPFRYGNYHIFLAEVASTCNEALLNDYMLNNLEDKQQKLYLLNHFLEGFRGTVFRQTMFAEFEHDIHVRMQNGEALTADKLTEIYYDLNKKYFGEDVVSDQEIGMEWARIPHFYMDYYVYQYATGYSAATALANQILSGEKGAVERYINKFLKAGSSDYPIEILKHAGVDMTSKQPIMDGLAVFEEKLTEMEKMLAK; this is encoded by the coding sequence GTGGCAAAAGCATTACCAAAACGAAATGAAATTCCGGATGAGCGAAAATGGAAGCTGGAAGATATTTTTGCAACAGATGATGCGTGGGAACAAGAATTACAGCAGTTAAAACAGGATATCCCGAAAATAGAGGATTTTCAAGGTAAATTAGCGGAATCAGCTCAGACGTTGTATGATGTACTGAAAACACAGGATGATTTGTCGCTGAGGTTAGGCAAATTATTTACATATGCTCATATGCGTTATGATGAGGATACAACGAATTCATTCTACCAAGCCATTAACCAAAAAGCGGAAAATGTCCTGACTTTGGCATCCAGTTCTATGAGCTTCATTGTTCCGGAAATTCTATCCATTGATGAAGCAACAATCAAGAAATTTGTTGATGAGTTGGAAGAATTGCAGTTGTATCAACACACTTTGGATGAAATCATGCGCCAGCGTCCACATGTATTGAGTCAGAAAGAAGAAGCATTACTGGCAGAAGCGGCCGAGCCAATGGATAATGCTTCACAAACATTTAGCATGCTGAATAATGCAGATTTGACTTTCCCATCCATTACGAATGAAAAAGGCGAAGAGGTTGATCTGACGCACGGGCGATACATCGGATTTTTGGAATCAAAAGATCGCCGTGTACGGGAAGAGGCCTTTAAAAAAATGTACAAGACATATGGCGATTTTATCCATACATTTGCCTCAACACTAACAGGGACTGTCAAAACCAATAATTTCAATGCCAAAGTTCGGCATTATGACTCAGCAAGACAGGAAGCATTGGATAGTGCCAACATCCCTGAGCAAGTGTATGAGAATCTGGTCGAAGCGGTTAATGAAAAGCTGCCACTCTTGCACCGGTATGCGGCCCTAAGGAAAAAGGTGCTTGGGCTTGACGAGTTACACATGTATGATATGTATACACCACTGGTTCAGGATGTTGACATGGAGATCCCTTATGAAAAAGCCCAGCAGTATGTATTAGACGGCTTGGCACCATTGGGAAAAGAGTATGCAAGCATCTTGAAAGAAGGTTTTCAAAGTCGTTGGATTGATGTGGAAGAAAATAAGGGAAAGCGTAGTGGAGCCTATTCATCCGGCGCATATGGTACCCATCCATATATTTTGTTAAATTGGCAGGACACGTTAAATGATGTGTTTACCCTGGCACATGAATTGGGACACTCGGTTCACAGTTATTATACGAGAAAATCACAGCCATTTCGTTATGGAAACTATCATATTTTTTTGGCGGAAGTGGCATCAACCTGTAATGAAGCATTGTTAAATGATTATATGCTTAATAATTTGGAGGACAAACAACAAAAGCTATATTTGTTAAATCATTTTCTGGAAGGTTTTCGTGGGACGGTTTTCCGCCAGACGATGTTTGCTGAATTCGAGCACGACATCCATGTCCGCATGCAAAATGGGGAAGCGTTAACCGCGGATAAGCTGACCGAGATTTATTATGATTTAAACAAAAAATACTTTGGCGAAGATGTCGTATCTGATCAGGAAATTGGCATGGAATGGGCTCGTATTCCGCATTTCTATATGGACTATTATGTGTACCAGTATGCGACAGGGTACTCGGCAGCTACAGCACTTGCCAACCAAATTTTGTCCGGTGAAAAAGGAGCAGTTGAACGTTATATCAATAAATTCCTGAAGGCCGGAAGCAGTGACTACCCAATTGAAATATTGAAACATGCAGGAGTTGATATGACCTCCAAACAGCCAATCATGGATGGATTAGCCGTTTTTGAAGAGAAATTAACGGAAATGGAAAAAATGCTTGCTAAATAA
- a CDS encoding DHA2 family efflux MFS transporter permease subunit: MVNNQTAASPKNIKKTPIMLVLISGAFVAILNQTLLATALPKIMEDLQLQETVVQWLQSIFMLVNGIMIPITAFLIERFTTRKLFMFALGIFGIGTLVCSIAPNFSLLMTGRVLQAAGAGIIMPLMQTILFLIFPLEKRGTAMGMFGLVIAFAPAIGPTLSGWMVEQFPWRSLFYIVIPIVIFDIILAYFVLKNVTEQKDIKVDILSIILSTLGFGGLLYGFSTAGDAGWTSMHVLISMIVGAIALVFFILRQLKLEDPILEFRVFKNPVFTLTTALGMVTFMAMIGAAVVLPLLMQTMLGFSAIESGMALLPGAILMGLMNPITGRLFDKFGAKWLSITGLTIVTITTFMFTNLSSETTFVYIATVNGIRMFGISMVMMPVTTAGLNQLPVDLIPHGTAMNNTMRQVAGAIGTALLVTVMADAAIPEEGVNGLVHGVNVSFIVAGIFAVIALIMAFFIKKSQPSGDQIQSSAR; the protein is encoded by the coding sequence ATGGTTAATAATCAAACTGCAGCATCCCCCAAAAATATAAAGAAAACACCGATTATGCTCGTATTGATTTCCGGGGCGTTTGTCGCGATTTTAAATCAGACATTACTTGCAACCGCATTGCCGAAAATTATGGAAGATTTGCAGCTACAAGAAACAGTTGTCCAATGGCTACAATCCATTTTTATGCTGGTGAACGGCATTATGATCCCGATAACAGCGTTTTTAATTGAGCGGTTCACAACTAGAAAATTATTCATGTTTGCGCTGGGGATATTTGGTATCGGTACATTAGTTTGTTCCATTGCACCCAATTTTTCATTACTTATGACCGGTCGTGTTTTACAAGCCGCTGGTGCAGGAATTATCATGCCACTGATGCAAACCATTTTGTTTCTCATCTTTCCGCTTGAAAAACGCGGAACGGCCATGGGGATGTTTGGCTTGGTGATTGCTTTTGCCCCGGCGATTGGGCCGACGTTATCCGGTTGGATGGTCGAGCAATTTCCATGGAGAAGTCTCTTTTATATCGTTATTCCAATTGTTATTTTTGATATTATCCTTGCTTATTTTGTGCTGAAGAACGTCACGGAACAGAAGGATATTAAGGTCGACATACTATCTATTATCTTGTCCACGTTAGGATTTGGTGGTCTATTATACGGCTTTAGTACTGCCGGAGATGCCGGATGGACGAGCATGCATGTATTGATTTCCATGATTGTTGGTGCTATTGCACTTGTCTTCTTTATTCTTAGACAATTGAAATTGGAAGATCCGATACTGGAATTTCGCGTGTTTAAAAATCCCGTATTCACTTTAACGACCGCGTTAGGCATGGTTACATTTATGGCCATGATTGGGGCTGCGGTTGTGTTGCCGTTGCTCATGCAAACAATGTTGGGTTTTAGCGCTATTGAATCCGGTATGGCATTGCTTCCGGGTGCCATTTTGATGGGGCTTATGAACCCGATCACGGGAAGATTATTTGATAAGTTTGGTGCAAAATGGCTTTCAATTACCGGACTGACCATTGTAACGATTACAACATTTATGTTTACTAATTTATCCAGCGAAACGACCTTTGTCTACATTGCAACGGTAAACGGTATCCGGATGTTTGGCATATCCATGGTTATGATGCCCGTTACCACTGCCGGATTGAACCAGTTGCCGGTTGATTTAATCCCGCATGGAACAGCAATGAACAATACGATGCGTCAAGTAGCAGGAGCGATTGGAACAGCATTGCTGGTTACTGTGATGGCCGATGCAGCTATTCCTGAAGAAGGTGTGAATGGACTGGTGCATGGTGTCAATGTCTCCTTTATTGTAGCTGGAATATTTGCAGTCATTGCGCTCATTATGGCCTTTTTCATTAAAAAATCACAACCCTCTGGAGATCAAATACAGTCAAGCGCCAGATAA
- a CDS encoding nicotinate phosphoribosyltransferase, translating to MTFEDDGLALHTDLYQINMAETYWGDNIHNRKAVFDLYFRKLPFENGYGIFAGLERIIDYIKGFRFHESDLFYLQALGYREDFVDYLKNLRFNGTIKSLREGEIVFGDEPILRVEANLAEAQLIETALLNIVNYQTLIATKASRIKQIVADQPLMEFGTRRAQEMDAAIWGTRAAFIGGFDATSNVRAGKIFDIPVSGTHAHSMVQAYKDEYQAFTKYAERHRDCVFLVDTYDTLRSGVPNAIKVAKEFGDRINFLGVRLDSGDMAYLSKGAREMLDEAGFTDAKIYASNNLDESTILSLQAQGAKIDVWGVGTKLITAYDQPALGAVYKLVAIENDQGEMEDTIKISGNPEKVTTPGKKKLYRIINTIDHHAEGDYITLEDEHPNEEESLHMFHPIHTYVSKTVTDFEAVNLHHDIFKEGELVYEIPSLSEVQTYAKEQLKLFWDEHKRTHNPEDYAVDLSQKTWDNKMDNIREVRNKVKAMNGGK from the coding sequence ATGACTTTCGAGGATGACGGGTTAGCACTTCATACTGATCTATACCAGATAAATATGGCGGAAACGTATTGGGGTGACAATATACATAATCGAAAGGCGGTATTTGATTTATATTTTCGAAAGCTGCCATTTGAGAATGGTTATGGTATTTTTGCAGGATTGGAAAGAATTATTGATTATATAAAAGGATTCCGGTTCCATGAATCAGATTTATTTTATTTACAGGCGTTAGGGTATAGGGAAGATTTTGTCGATTACTTAAAGAATCTCCGCTTCAACGGAACTATTAAATCACTCCGGGAAGGGGAAATTGTCTTTGGAGATGAACCGATTTTGCGTGTGGAAGCAAATTTGGCAGAAGCACAGTTAATTGAAACCGCTTTGCTTAACATTGTGAACTATCAAACATTAATTGCGACGAAAGCTTCGAGAATTAAACAAATCGTGGCAGATCAGCCGTTGATGGAGTTTGGTACGAGAAGAGCGCAAGAAATGGATGCAGCCATTTGGGGAACACGAGCAGCGTTTATTGGCGGATTTGATGCAACGAGTAATGTCAGAGCAGGGAAGATATTTGACATTCCCGTTTCTGGCACGCATGCCCATTCGATGGTTCAGGCATATAAAGATGAATATCAGGCATTTACCAAATATGCCGAGCGTCATCGTGACTGTGTGTTCCTTGTCGACACTTATGATACATTGCGTTCAGGGGTGCCGAATGCTATTAAAGTAGCGAAGGAATTTGGTGACCGGATTAATTTCTTAGGCGTCCGTTTGGATAGTGGTGACATGGCTTATTTATCAAAAGGGGCCAGGGAAATGCTGGACGAAGCTGGATTTACGGATGCCAAAATTTATGCCTCAAACAATTTAGATGAATCAACCATTTTAAGCTTGCAGGCACAAGGGGCCAAAATTGACGTTTGGGGAGTAGGAACCAAGCTGATTACTGCATATGATCAGCCTGCCTTGGGTGCTGTATACAAACTGGTTGCGATTGAAAATGATCAAGGAGAAATGGAAGATACCATTAAAATATCGGGTAATCCGGAAAAGGTAACGACACCGGGAAAGAAAAAACTTTATCGCATCATTAATACCATTGATCATCATGCGGAAGGAGATTATATTACATTAGAAGACGAGCATCCCAATGAAGAGGAAAGTCTCCATATGTTCCATCCGATTCACACATATGTTAGTAAAACTGTAACCGATTTTGAGGCCGTTAATTTGCACCATGACATTTTTAAAGAGGGGGAATTAGTCTATGAGATTCCATCTTTATCAGAGGTGCAGACCTATGCCAAAGAACAATTAAAACTGTTTTGGGATGAACATAAACGAACCCACAATCCAGAAGACTATGCGGTCGATTTAAGCCAAAAAACCTGGGATAACAAGATGGATAACATTCGTGAAGTAAGGAACAAAGTAAAGGCGATGAATGGCGGCAAATGA
- a CDS encoding ClpXP adapter SpxH family protein, translated as MSWEYAGLKGSNKTNTSAGNRLLNRGEKPIEIFVFIDPLCPECWSLEPYLKKLTIEYGDYLIIRPIVTGHLNNLNKDKFDRPKRLKEIWQKTACRTGMSCDGDVWIDNPISSPWIASLAIKAAELQGKRAGRIFLRKLQENLFLMKQNISDEDVLMACAREANLDIEEFKNDLYSSSAKKAFQGDMKLTQEMEVDYIPTIVFFNQDVEEHGIKISGLYPYDIYLRVLQQMLQWDPVPAEKPALEDFLAKYEVVGNKEVAVVYDWTIAKADKELKKLQLKQIVKRIPAKYGTFWRYIGEKPSI; from the coding sequence GTGAGTTGGGAATATGCTGGGCTCAAAGGCTCAAACAAGACTAACACATCGGCTGGAAACAGATTACTTAATCGTGGAGAAAAGCCTATTGAAATCTTTGTTTTTATTGACCCATTATGTCCTGAATGCTGGTCACTGGAGCCATACTTAAAAAAACTAACCATCGAATATGGTGACTACCTGATAATCAGACCCATTGTCACCGGGCATCTGAACAATTTAAATAAAGATAAATTCGATAGACCAAAACGTTTAAAGGAAATATGGCAAAAAACAGCGTGTCGAACCGGAATGAGCTGTGACGGGGATGTATGGATTGATAACCCGATATCCTCACCATGGATCGCTTCATTGGCAATCAAAGCTGCTGAACTGCAGGGAAAGCGGGCCGGACGGATATTTTTACGCAAGCTTCAAGAGAACTTATTTTTAATGAAACAAAATATTTCGGATGAGGACGTGTTAATGGCCTGTGCCAGAGAGGCAAACCTTGATATTGAAGAATTCAAAAATGATTTATATTCATCCTCTGCCAAGAAAGCATTTCAAGGTGATATGAAATTAACACAGGAAATGGAAGTAGATTATATCCCGACGATTGTCTTTTTCAACCAGGACGTAGAAGAACATGGAATCAAAATTTCCGGACTTTATCCATATGATATTTATTTACGCGTGCTACAGCAAATGTTGCAGTGGGATCCTGTCCCGGCGGAAAAGCCCGCTCTGGAAGACTTTCTTGCTAAATATGAAGTGGTTGGAAATAAAGAAGTAGCGGTTGTTTACGATTGGACCATTGCCAAAGCTGACAAGGAACTAAAAAAACTGCAGCTAAAACAAATAGTAAAAAGAATTCCCGCAAAGTATGGTACATTTTGGCGATATATTGGTGAAAAACCCTCTATTTAG
- a CDS encoding competence protein CoiA, with protein MLQAITKDGKRVTLAPLTKTEITGLKVKEKFFCPICRERVIIKAGTKTIPHFAHHTKGKCPAKEGGEGTYHEKGKLILYEWLKWQRLDVELEVYLPEIKQRPDLLVTIHQKKIAIEYQCARISVTEVLKRNQGYQKLGIQPIWIIGANHFRRQSQHHIKLDHFLRQFLHQFSSHSPLTGYFFSPDTQTFIIFQDIYITGAQQAIGILQFNKLRDMIFTTLFSRKRLSRQQLFALWQREKRHFRLRPRDRLSRDERSWYQWLYLKRTHLEYLPSIIHLPIPAQYRMRSPLWNWQSRICLEILHPLPIGGHVSVAYCMYLLRKHMIPIRDLPLIHSHDQPIHQYLLLLTQLHILKQESTYHFTKQRHFKFYKNVEEALKGDEALLKMIEAGNQIEIRA; from the coding sequence AGTAAAGGAAAAATTTTTCTGCCCGATTTGCCGTGAACGGGTAATCATAAAGGCGGGAACAAAGACCATTCCACATTTTGCCCATCATACCAAGGGAAAGTGCCCGGCAAAGGAAGGTGGGGAAGGAACCTACCACGAGAAAGGCAAACTTATATTATATGAATGGTTAAAATGGCAGCGACTTGATGTCGAACTTGAGGTATATTTACCTGAAATCAAACAGCGACCTGATTTATTGGTTACTATTCATCAGAAAAAAATTGCAATAGAATATCAATGTGCCCGAATTTCTGTAACGGAGGTTCTTAAACGAAATCAGGGATATCAAAAACTTGGCATTCAGCCGATCTGGATTATTGGCGCAAATCATTTTCGGCGACAATCACAACATCATATTAAACTGGATCATTTTTTACGTCAGTTCCTGCATCAATTTTCATCTCATTCCCCATTAACCGGTTATTTCTTCTCCCCGGATACGCAAACATTTATCATTTTTCAGGATATATATATCACTGGAGCACAACAGGCAATAGGAATACTTCAATTTAACAAACTACGGGATATGATATTTACCACATTGTTTTCAAGGAAACGTTTATCAAGGCAACAACTTTTTGCATTATGGCAGCGGGAAAAGCGGCATTTTCGTTTACGGCCACGGGATCGGTTGTCCAGGGATGAACGGTCATGGTATCAATGGCTTTATTTAAAACGAACGCATTTGGAGTACTTGCCATCGATTATACATCTTCCCATACCTGCTCAATATCGTATGCGAAGTCCATTGTGGAATTGGCAAAGTCGTATTTGTCTTGAAATATTGCACCCTTTGCCAATTGGTGGACACGTTTCTGTCGCATATTGCATGTATTTATTAAGAAAACATATGATACCGATACGCGATCTTCCGTTAATTCACTCCCACGATCAGCCTATTCACCAATATCTTCTGCTACTCACACAGCTTCATATTCTCAAACAGGAATCAACTTACCATTTTACCAAACAACGCCATTTTAAATTCTATAAAAATGTAGAAGAGGCGTTAAAAGGGGATGAAGCATTGTTAAAAATGATAGAAGCAGGGAATCAAATCGAAATACGAGCATGA